One window of Oscillibacter hominis genomic DNA carries:
- a CDS encoding DUF4368 domain-containing protein: protein MTTNTYMPEQITALYARLSQEDALDGDSNSIVNQKALLSKYATDNGFSNPVFFIDDGVSGVTFDRPNFNRMIAEIEAGNVGTVIVKDMSRLGRDYLKVGYYTEIFFVERDVRYIAINDGVDSAKGDNDFTPFRNLFNDFYAKDTSKKVRAIKKAQGMAGEHLTKPPYGYKVDPADRKKWIVDEEAATVVKRIFDLCVAGKGPMQIAKILTADKILTTKAHYAKQKGKVLPENPYSWNESTIVGVLERMDYCGHTVNFKSYSKSHKLKKRIPTTKEQQAIFRDTHEAIVEEAVFERVQELRANKRRPTKAERQGMFSGLVFCADCGSKLHFATCKSFNGSQDHYRCARYKSNTGDCTAHFIREETLQQIVRQRIFAVTALFFDDITAFMDLIRQQRFDETEKEMKRKRREVGQAKKRIAELDRIFKRIYEDDINGTISHERFLKLSAEYEAEQRELTEKVNAEQKEVDTYEQDKNDFDSFAAIIRKYVGITELTPTIVNEFIKKIVVHAPEKIDGKRFQKVDIVFNFVGEIHLPTDPQTEQKEATKQEKTA from the coding sequence ATGACAACAAATACATATATGCCCGAACAGATAACAGCATTATACGCCCGTTTAAGTCAAGAGGACGCATTGGACGGGGACAGCAACAGTATCGTCAATCAGAAAGCGTTATTATCCAAATACGCTACCGACAACGGCTTTTCTAATCCGGTATTTTTCATTGATGACGGTGTTTCCGGCGTAACCTTTGACCGCCCGAATTTTAACCGCATGATAGCAGAGATTGAAGCCGGAAACGTGGGAACAGTCATAGTCAAAGATATGTCCCGCTTGGGGCGTGACTATCTGAAAGTCGGTTACTATACGGAAATCTTTTTTGTAGAGCGTGATGTACGCTATATCGCTATCAATGACGGCGTAGACAGTGCCAAAGGCGATAACGATTTTACCCCGTTCCGCAACTTATTCAATGATTTTTACGCAAAGGACACAAGCAAAAAGGTACGGGCAATCAAGAAAGCGCAAGGCATGGCAGGAGAACATCTGACAAAGCCACCTTATGGCTACAAAGTTGACCCAGCCGACAGGAAAAAATGGATTGTGGACGAAGAAGCCGCCACTGTGGTAAAGCGAATTTTTGATTTATGTGTTGCCGGTAAAGGACCTATGCAGATAGCAAAAATTCTGACGGCTGACAAAATACTTACTACCAAAGCCCACTATGCAAAGCAAAAAGGCAAGGTGCTTCCGGAAAATCCGTATAGTTGGAATGAAAGCACGATTGTTGGGGTTTTAGAGCGTATGGATTACTGCGGACATACTGTAAACTTCAAAAGCTATTCAAAATCCCACAAGCTGAAAAAGCGTATTCCTACCACAAAGGAACAACAGGCGATTTTCCGCGATACCCATGAAGCGATTGTGGAAGAAGCTGTCTTTGAACGGGTACAGGAATTGAGGGCAAATAAACGCCGCCCCACAAAAGCAGAGCGACAGGGAATGTTCTCCGGCTTGGTGTTCTGTGCCGACTGCGGAAGTAAACTACATTTTGCCACTTGCAAGAGTTTTAATGGCTCACAAGACCATTACCGCTGTGCAAGATACAAAAGCAATACGGGAGATTGTACCGCACACTTCATCAGAGAGGAAACATTACAGCAGATTGTCCGGCAGAGAATATTTGCCGTAACTGCACTGTTCTTTGACGATATAACCGCTTTTATGGATTTGATACGCCAACAGCGGTTTGATGAAACAGAAAAAGAGATGAAGCGCAAGCGGCGTGAGGTCGGACAGGCAAAGAAACGGATTGCAGAACTTGACCGGATTTTCAAACGGATTTATGAGGACGATATAAACGGCACAATCAGCCATGAGCGGTTTTTGAAACTGTCCGCAGAATACGAAGCAGAACAACGGGAATTGACGGAAAAGGTAAACGCTGAACAGAAAGAAGTCGATACTTACGAGCAGGACAAAAACGACTTTGACAGCTTCGCCGCCATTATTCGCAAGTATGTAGGGATAACAGAATTAACGCCTACAATCGTCAATGAATTTATCAAGAAAATCGTTGTCCATGCGCCGGAGAAAATAGACGGCAAGCGTTTTCAGAAAGTGGATATTGTCTTTAACTTTGTTGGAGAAATCCATTTGCCGACTGACCCGCAGACGGAACAAAAAGAAGCCACTAAACAGGAAAAGACGGCATAG
- a CDS encoding LysR family transcriptional regulator — protein MDKRELEHFIAIAEEENISKAAKKLNIAQPHLSRQLRQLEEELGVDLFERRKKKLYLTDAGRYLLNRGYEITRLMDQTVGEMRQIRNATRGTLSIGMLESVSVSFLPGWIAEYRGENPEIMLHTWSAGTSAELLERLNKGLLEIAFVKEPVSMALYQHVVLDAEPWVVLFPRSSSLAEQTGPVTQAELADLPLLLPANNLQTGDIIRWLNAWGISPWLSATWTTLTSAIFLMKAAQGVVICPISGIQLIDQDTFGYREIQFGKEDYRWVMVWNKFDSCTPNMEKFINLVRRKAKQGQQSEAADT, from the coding sequence TTGGACAAACGGGAGCTGGAACACTTCATCGCCATTGCGGAGGAGGAAAACATCTCCAAAGCGGCGAAAAAGCTGAACATCGCGCAGCCGCACCTGAGCCGGCAGCTGCGGCAGTTGGAAGAGGAACTGGGCGTGGATCTCTTTGAGCGGAGGAAGAAGAAGCTGTACCTGACCGACGCGGGCCGGTACCTTCTGAACCGGGGCTATGAGATCACCCGCCTCATGGACCAGACGGTGGGGGAGATGCGCCAGATCAGAAACGCCACCAGGGGGACGCTCAGCATCGGCATGCTGGAGTCGGTCTCCGTTTCCTTTTTACCGGGGTGGATTGCGGAGTACCGGGGCGAGAACCCGGAAATCATGCTCCACACCTGGAGCGCCGGAACCTCGGCGGAGCTGTTGGAGCGGCTGAACAAGGGCCTTTTGGAAATCGCCTTTGTCAAGGAGCCGGTCTCCATGGCCCTCTACCAGCATGTGGTCTTGGACGCGGAACCCTGGGTGGTGCTGTTCCCAAGGAGCAGCTCCCTGGCGGAGCAGACCGGGCCGGTAACCCAGGCGGAGCTGGCGGACCTTCCGCTGCTGCTTCCGGCCAACAACCTCCAGACAGGCGATATCATCCGCTGGCTCAACGCCTGGGGGATATCCCCCTGGCTCTCCGCCACCTGGACCACCCTGACCAGTGCCATTTTCCTCATGAAGGCGGCGCAGGGCGTGGTGATCTGCCCCATATCGGGAATCCAGCTGATCGATCAGGATACCTTCGGCTACCGTGAAATCCAATTTGGCAAAGAGGACTATAGGTGGGTCATGGTGTGGAACAAGTTCGACTCCTGCACCCCCAACATGGAGAAATTCATCAACCTGGTGCGCCGGAAGGCCAAACAGGGACAGCAATCGGAGGCAGCCGACACATGA
- a CDS encoding amino acid ABC transporter ATP-binding protein, whose protein sequence is MIDVKHLSKSFGDHLVLDDISEHIAPGEKVVIIGPSGSGKSTFLRCLNLLETPTAGTITFDGKEITDPKVNIDAVRRQMGMVFQHFNLFPNMTIRKNITLAPVRTGLMKPEEADAEAVKLLGRVGLTDKADAYPNQLSGGQKQRIAIVRAMAMKPKLMLFDEPTSALDPEMVGEVLEVMKQLAREGMTMVVVTHEMGFAREVGSRVLFMDEGRIVEQNEPRQLFDHPESERLQGFLAKVL, encoded by the coding sequence GTGATCGACGTTAAACACCTCTCCAAATCCTTTGGGGACCACTTGGTGCTGGATGACATCTCCGAGCACATCGCACCCGGTGAAAAAGTGGTGATCATCGGCCCCTCCGGGTCTGGAAAGTCTACCTTCCTGCGGTGTTTGAACCTGTTGGAGACCCCTACCGCCGGCACCATCACCTTCGACGGCAAGGAGATTACGGACCCCAAGGTCAACATCGACGCGGTGCGCCGTCAGATGGGCATGGTGTTCCAGCATTTTAACCTCTTCCCCAATATGACCATCCGGAAAAACATCACCCTGGCCCCGGTCCGCACCGGCCTGATGAAGCCGGAGGAGGCGGATGCCGAGGCAGTGAAGCTGCTGGGGCGGGTGGGGCTGACGGATAAGGCCGACGCCTATCCAAACCAGCTCTCCGGCGGGCAGAAGCAGCGCATCGCCATTGTCCGGGCCATGGCCATGAAGCCCAAGCTCATGCTCTTTGACGAACCCACCTCGGCCCTGGACCCGGAAATGGTGGGCGAGGTGCTGGAAGTCATGAAGCAGCTGGCCAGGGAGGGCATGACCATGGTGGTGGTGACCCATGAGATGGGCTTTGCCCGCGAGGTGGGCAGCCGGGTCCTGTTTATGGACGAGGGCCGCATTGTGGAGCAGAATGAGCCCCGCCAGCTGTTCGACCACCCTGAGAGCGAAAGGCTTCAGGGCTTTTTGGCCAAAGTGTTATAA
- a CDS encoding AraC family transcriptional regulator: protein MDWITGIQRALDYVEAHLTEKVDYEAAAREACSSTFHFQRMFSMLCGFSLGDYIRMRRLALSAEELTRTGGKVVDIALKYGYDTPESFSRAFLRFHGISPTDARRGGTVKSFSRLSVKLILSGGSTMDYRIEKKGPFQIICRKKQVAKPQGETAAEDIAPFWAQCRTDGTIQELCRCGRFDSFGGILGVCFSNEMAESGFPYGIGAEYSGVPSGAEGLDIVDIPAHTYAVFPCRGRMPDAFIETYRKICTEFFPQSNYAYGSGIELEVYPSAEVQDPNYTCELWIAVNEKEPR, encoded by the coding sequence ATGGATTGGATTACAGGAATACAGCGGGCGCTGGACTACGTCGAGGCGCATCTGACGGAGAAAGTTGACTACGAGGCGGCGGCAAGAGAGGCCTGCTCCTCCACATTCCACTTCCAGAGGATGTTCAGCATGCTCTGTGGGTTTTCACTTGGCGACTATATCCGGATGCGCCGCCTTGCTCTTTCGGCGGAAGAGCTGACACGCACCGGCGGCAAGGTCGTCGATATCGCCCTCAAATACGGCTACGACACCCCGGAGAGCTTCTCCCGCGCGTTCCTGCGGTTCCACGGCATCTCCCCCACCGACGCCCGGCGGGGAGGGACCGTAAAATCCTTTTCCAGGCTGTCCGTAAAATTAATTCTATCAGGAGGCAGCACCATGGATTACAGGATTGAGAAAAAAGGCCCGTTTCAAATCATCTGCAGGAAAAAGCAGGTCGCAAAGCCCCAGGGAGAAACCGCCGCGGAGGATATCGCGCCCTTCTGGGCCCAGTGCCGAACCGACGGCACCATCCAGGAACTCTGCAGGTGCGGCCGGTTTGACAGCTTCGGCGGCATTCTTGGGGTCTGCTTCTCCAACGAGATGGCGGAGTCCGGATTCCCCTACGGTATCGGTGCGGAGTACAGCGGCGTCCCCTCCGGCGCCGAGGGGCTGGACATTGTGGACATCCCCGCCCACACCTATGCGGTCTTTCCGTGCAGGGGCAGGATGCCCGACGCGTTCATAGAGACCTACCGGAAGATCTGCACAGAGTTTTTCCCCCAGAGCAACTATGCCTATGGCAGCGGGATCGAGTTGGAGGTCTACCCTTCCGCTGAAGTGCAGGACCCCAACTACACCTGCGAACTCTGGATCGCCGTCAACGAAAAGGAGCCGCGTTGA
- a CDS encoding ABC transporter substrate-binding protein has translation MKKFLAVMVAVLTVLSLAACGNSGSGSASGSGSASAGGSASGSGSSSGEASFTTVESGKLIMSTNAAFPPYEMTDDSGKVIGIDPEIAGAIAEKLGLELVIEDMEFDAAQVAVQQGKSDICMAGLTVDEDRLAVMDFSDSYATGIQVIIVKEGSDVTLDNLGDQLIGTQRGTTGETYCTDDYGSDHVVPYDNGITAVQALVNGQVDCVVIDNAPAQEFVKANAGLTILDTAYTNEDYAIGFAKGNTALVEAVNGALAELTEDGTVQAILDKYIAAE, from the coding sequence ATGAAAAAGTTTCTTGCAGTTATGGTAGCTGTGCTGACGGTCTTGTCTCTGGCCGCCTGCGGCAACAGCGGCAGCGGTTCCGCCTCCGGCAGCGGCTCCGCCAGCGCCGGCGGTTCCGCCTCCGGCAGCGGTTCCTCCTCCGGCGAGGCCTCCTTCACCACTGTGGAGTCCGGCAAGCTGATCATGTCCACCAACGCGGCCTTCCCTCCCTATGAGATGACCGACGACAGCGGTAAGGTCATCGGCATCGACCCGGAGATCGCCGGCGCCATTGCCGAGAAGCTGGGCTTGGAGCTGGTCATTGAAGACATGGAGTTTGACGCCGCCCAGGTGGCTGTCCAGCAGGGCAAGAGCGACATCTGCATGGCCGGCCTGACCGTGGATGAAGACCGCCTTGCCGTCATGGACTTCTCCGATTCCTATGCCACCGGCATCCAGGTCATCATTGTAAAAGAGGGCTCCGATGTGACCCTGGACAACTTGGGCGATCAGCTCATCGGCACCCAGCGCGGCACCACCGGCGAAACCTACTGCACCGACGACTACGGCTCCGACCATGTGGTGCCCTATGACAACGGCATCACCGCGGTCCAGGCCCTGGTGAACGGCCAGGTGGACTGTGTGGTCATCGACAACGCTCCTGCCCAGGAGTTTGTGAAGGCCAACGCCGGGCTGACCATCCTGGATACCGCCTATACCAACGAGGATTACGCCATCGGCTTTGCCAAGGGCAACACCGCTCTGGTGGAGGCTGTCAACGGCGCGCTGGCTGAGCTCACCGAGGACGGCACCGTCCAGGCTATCCTTGACAAGTATATCGCCGCGGAATAA
- a CDS encoding amino acid ABC transporter permease, with product MEQLFLQYSAIANADLTAWQDFFLKFYRAFLLEDRWQQYITGVGTTLLATALALLLGVALGLLVAVIRTAHDQQRPGHHNPVLGLFNAVAKVYVTVIRGTPMMLQLMIWMFVVFTWSRNATAVGVFGLGINSGAYVSEIIRGGLMAVDGGQSEASRSLGLNYFDTMRFVVVPQAVKAILPSLGNEFIMLLKDTSLLTVIGGKELLYAARGIANRNYEQMFPLFGAAAIYLVLVMIFTYLLGKLERRLRQSDRR from the coding sequence ATGGAGCAACTCTTCTTGCAGTATTCCGCCATTGCGAACGCGGACCTCACCGCTTGGCAGGACTTCTTTTTGAAGTTTTATCGGGCTTTTTTGCTGGAGGACCGGTGGCAGCAGTACATAACCGGAGTGGGCACCACCCTGCTGGCCACCGCCCTGGCCCTGCTCCTGGGCGTGGCGCTGGGGCTGTTGGTGGCGGTGATCCGCACCGCCCACGACCAGCAGCGTCCCGGCCACCACAACCCGGTGCTGGGGCTGTTCAACGCTGTGGCCAAGGTGTATGTCACGGTAATCCGGGGCACCCCCATGATGCTTCAGCTGATGATCTGGATGTTCGTGGTCTTCACCTGGAGCCGCAACGCCACTGCTGTGGGCGTGTTCGGCCTGGGCATCAACTCCGGCGCCTATGTCTCTGAAATCATCCGGGGCGGTCTGATGGCTGTGGACGGCGGTCAGTCGGAGGCCAGCCGCTCCTTGGGATTGAACTATTTTGACACCATGCGCTTTGTGGTCGTCCCCCAGGCCGTAAAGGCCATTCTCCCCTCCCTGGGCAATGAGTTCATCATGCTGCTGAAGGATACCTCGCTGCTCACCGTCATTGGCGGCAAGGAGCTGCTCTATGCCGCCCGGGGCATCGCCAACCGCAATTACGAGCAGATGTTCCCCCTCTTCGGGGCGGCCGCCATATATCTCGTGCTGGTGATGATCTTCACCTACCTGTTGGGCAAGCTGGAAAGGAGGCTGCGTCAAAGTGATCGACGTTAA